The sequence GCGATCGACATATTCCTGCGGATCGGTTTCGAGATCGTACAGCATCGGGCGGAAGCCGGAGGCGTGGATGTATTTCCAGCGGCCGTCGAACACCATGAACAGGCGGCAGCGCTCGATCGGCTGGTTCAGCTTCAGCCGCACGTCCTGCATGGCGTAGTCGTATTCGGAGAACGCCACCTTGCGCCATTCGGGCTTCTCGCCGCGCAGCAGCGGCAGCAGCGAGCGTCCTTCGAGGATGTGGCCCGGCACCTTGCCGCCGAAATAATCGACGAAAGTCGGTGCGAGATCGATTCCCTCCACCAGCGCGTCGCTGCGGGTGCCGCGCGTGGCGTCGGCCTCTTTTGATGGGTCGATGATGATCAGCGGGATCTTTGCCGACTGCTCGTGGAACAGGTCCTTCTCGCCCATCCAGTGATCGCCGAGATAATCGCCGTGATCGGAGGTGAACACGATCATGGTCGTCTCAAGGAGACCGCGCGCCTCCAGGAATTGCATCAGGACGCCCATCTGGTCGTCGATCTGGGTGATCAGGCCCATATAGGTCGGGATCACCTTCTCGCGGGCATCGTCGCGCGCCATGTTGCGGGAGTAGCGCATGTCCATATAGGCGCCAAACACCGGATGCGGGCTCGAGCGCTCGCGCTCGGAGCGGATCACCGGGATCATGTCATCGGTCGAGTACATGCTGGCATAGGGCTCGGGCGCGATGTAGGGCCAGTGCGGCTTGATGTAGGATAGATGCAGGCACCACGGCCGGCCGTCGGTCTCGGCCTCGCTGATGAAATCCATCGCACGCCGCGTCATGTAGGGCGTCTCCGAATGTTCGTCCGGAACGCGCGCGGCCTTGTCGGCATGCACCAGCAGCCAGCCGTTCTGCAGCGAACCATCCTCGGCAGCGCCCGAGTTAGCCCAGTGCTCCCAGGGATTGGTCGCTTCAAAGCCCTGCTGGCGCAGATACTCGTCGTATTTCGGGCGCGGCCGTCCGGTCGGATGCAGGCCGTCGTCGCGCTCATAGGGCTCGAAGCCGCATTCGGCGACGTGCACGCCGATCATCGATTCCGGGGGAATGCCGAGCGCCTTCATGCCTTCGATATCAGGGGCCATGTGGGTCTTGCCGACCAGCACGTTGCGCACGCCGATCTTGTTGAGATGATCGCCGAGCGTGGGCTCGCCGACGCGCAGCGGCCAGCCGTTCCAGTGCGAGCCGTGCGAGCGCATGTAGCGCCCGGTGTAGAACGACATCCGCGACGGGCCGCAGATCGGTGACTGTACATACGCCTTGCTGAACAGCACGCCGCGCTTCGCCATCGCGTCGATGTTCGGCGTCATCAGCGTGGGATGGCCGGTGCAGCCGAGATAATCGTAGCGAAGCTGGTCGCACATGATCCAGAGAACGTTTTTCGCGCGCGCCATGCGTCGCCCCTGTCGTTTCTTGAGCGTTTGATGCTGCGATATCGAAGGCGCGATGGCAACCGGCTAATGGTGCGCCGGCGCGCGGCCGCACACTCCACTGTCGTCCCGGCGAAGGCCGGGACCCATACCGCGTGATCTATCGATTGCGTGCGGTCGTGGTACCGAGCCAGGAGTCTTCGCCAAACCACTCCCTGTGGTTTTGGGTCCCGGCCTTCGCCGGGACGACGCTGGGGAGAGCTTACGCCGACCACGGCTCCGCTTCGGCCGCGCTCTTCGCCTTGGCGGAGACCGGGCTTTCGCCGATCACGTCTGCCAATGCGCGCAACGCTTCCTTCACGCCCTGACCGGTGACGCCCGAGATCAGCAGCGGCGTCT is a genomic window of Bradyrhizobium sp. CB1717 containing:
- a CDS encoding alkaline phosphatase family protein, yielding MARAKNVLWIMCDQLRYDYLGCTGHPTLMTPNIDAMAKRGVLFSKAYVQSPICGPSRMSFYTGRYMRSHGSHWNGWPLRVGEPTLGDHLNKIGVRNVLVGKTHMAPDIEGMKALGIPPESMIGVHVAECGFEPYERDDGLHPTGRPRPKYDEYLRQQGFEATNPWEHWANSGAAEDGSLQNGWLLVHADKAARVPDEHSETPYMTRRAMDFISEAETDGRPWCLHLSYIKPHWPYIAPEPYASMYSTDDMIPVIRSERERSSPHPVFGAYMDMRYSRNMARDDAREKVIPTYMGLITQIDDQMGVLMQFLEARGLLETTMIVFTSDHGDYLGDHWMGEKDLFHEQSAKIPLIIIDPSKEADATRGTRSDALVEGIDLAPTFVDYFGGKVPGHILEGRSLLPLLRGEKPEWRKVAFSEYDYAMQDVRLKLNQPIERCRLFMVFDGRWKYIHASGFRPMLYDLETDPQEYVDRGDDPECAGIIARLQAELFDWALHPNDHITTPREKIAAYADNQLQVKGGVLIGIWDEKELAAIKDGIAQRAKM